CGATCGTCATCGCGATCCCGCTCTTCGTGGTCTTCACCCGGGCCGGGCTGCGCGGGTCGCTCTTCGGGCTGGTGCTGGTCTACATCTCGCAGACCCTGCCGGTCTCGGTCTACATGCTGAAGAACTACTTCGAGACGATCCCGGTCAGCCTGGAGGAGTCCGCCGCCATCGACGGGGCGGGGCGGCTGGGCATCATCCGCCGGGTCAGCCTGCCGCTCGCCGCGCCGTCGATCATGGCCGTCGCCCTGTACGACTTCATGATCGCCTGGAACGAGTACCTGTTCGCCCTGCTCTTCCTGGTGGACCGGCCGGACCGGTGGACCGTCTCGCTGGGGCTGTCCCTGCTGGCCGACGGCGTCGAGGTGCCCAAGACGGTGCTGATGGCCGGCTCGGTGATCCTCACCCTGCCCATCGTGCTGCTCTTCTTCGCCGGCGAGCGGCTGCTGACCGAGGGGTTGACCAGCGGCGCGGAGAAGGGCTGAGCCCGCCGGGCCGGCCGCAGCCCGATCGGCCGGCCCGGCGGGACCCGTCCGACACCTGGTCGGGAAGGCCCGGTT
The Micromonospora sp. R77 DNA segment above includes these coding regions:
- a CDS encoding carbohydrate ABC transporter permease, which codes for MDRDRIETVSLRWLRRLVIAAFLLVTLLPFWYMLVLSVRPIERLLLDPGALLVPVNELTVATYAEVLRSVEHGGQGFLTFIRNSGLVAVAATLLTLVVAIPGAYAVSRLRFFGRRQVNVLFLAVYLFPSIVIAIPLFVVFTRAGLRGSLFGLVLVYISQTLPVSVYMLKNYFETIPVSLEESAAIDGAGRLGIIRRVSLPLAAPSIMAVALYDFMIAWNEYLFALLFLVDRPDRWTVSLGLSLLADGVEVPKTVLMAGSVILTLPIVLLFFAGERLLTEGLTSGAEKG